A single region of the Pseudomonadota bacterium genome encodes:
- a CDS encoding HU family DNA-binding protein codes for MTKAELIGKMAVSAKVSKAAAGKALDAFIESVKASLKKEERVTLVGFGTFSVSKRQARKGRNPRTGKEIKIPARKVPKFTAGKAFKEAV; via the coding sequence ATGACAAAGGCAGAGTTAATAGGCAAAATGGCAGTAAGTGCAAAAGTATCAAAAGCAGCAGCCGGGAAGGCTTTAGATGCTTTTATCGAAAGTGTTAAGGCATCTTTGAAGAAAGAAGAAAGGGTTACACTTGTAGGTTTTGGCACATTTTCAGTCTCTAAGAGGCAGGCAAGGAAAGGGAGAAACCCAAGAACAGGTAAAGAAATAAAGATACCTGCCAGAAAAGTACCGAAGTTTACAGCAGGTAAGGCATTCAAGGAAGCAGTATAA
- the hemC gene encoding hydroxymethylbilane synthase: MKTRWIVGTRGSRLALKQTELTIETLKKIYPDFDFPVKIIKTTGDTVWDTPLNLIGGKGLFVKEIEEALLREEIDIAIHSMKDLPTELGKALTVGAILKREDPRDVFISLIYENINNVEKKAKIGTSSIRRKSQILYFNRNIEVVNLRGNVDTRIRKLTEQGLDGIILAYAGVKRMGFDEYIKEVLPFEIMVPPAGQGAIGVEIRDESEALHMLKPINHENSFLEVSIERKLQAAIRGGCNTPLGINAKVMDKNIDLHVVLFKDNGDLSVKEKFEGSISYPDDLVAKALKIMPKT, translated from the coding sequence ATGAAAACAAGATGGATAGTGGGGACGAGAGGCAGTAGGCTTGCGTTAAAACAAACGGAATTAACAATAGAAACTCTGAAGAAGATATACCCTGATTTTGATTTTCCCGTAAAAATTATTAAAACAACCGGTGACACTGTCTGGGATACCCCGCTGAATCTTATCGGCGGCAAAGGCCTCTTCGTCAAAGAGATTGAGGAAGCATTATTAAGAGAAGAAATAGATATAGCCATTCATAGCATGAAAGACCTTCCGACCGAGCTTGGCAAAGCACTAACAGTCGGTGCAATCCTTAAAAGAGAAGACCCCCGGGATGTATTCATTTCTCTGATCTATGAGAATATAAATAACGTTGAAAAAAAAGCAAAAATAGGTACAAGCAGCATAAGAAGAAAATCGCAAATCCTTTATTTCAACCGGAATATCGAGGTGGTAAATCTCAGGGGAAATGTTGATACAAGAATAAGGAAACTGACAGAACAAGGATTGGATGGCATAATACTTGCGTATGCAGGGGTAAAAAGAATGGGTTTTGATGAATATATAAAAGAGGTTCTCCCCTTTGAGATAATGGTGCCTCCAGCCGGCCAGGGCGCAATAGGCGTTGAAATAAGAGATGAAAGCGAAGCATTGCATATGTTAAAACCTATAAACCATGAGAACAGTTTTTTAGAGGTTTCTATAGAGAGAAAACTTCAGGCAGCCATCAGGGGAGGCTGCAACACGCCTCTCGGCATCAATGCAAAGGTTATGGACAAAAATATAGACTTACATGTTGTATTGTTTAAAGATAACGGAGATCTTTCCGTAAAAGAAAAATTTGAAGGTTCCATCAGCTATCCCGATGATCTGGTTGCTAAAGCTTTAAAAATAATGCCTAAAACATAA
- the hemA gene encoding glutamyl-tRNA reductase, protein MHILVFGLNHNTAPIEIREKLYIPEENIPDVLTMMKTAGIIEAVIVSTCNRTEIYFCTDNQDKSLNIINDMLFGYCGIKQDWLDDYTYCFKDEDAYKHLFLVASGLDSMVIGEPQILGQVKDAYRTATLQNSTGFFLDKTFHKTFNVAKRIRTETRIGYNPISISSMAIELSKNIFGELHKKKILVIGVGEMCEIALKYFKKEGLNEIFIANRTFQHAQKLSEDIIGTAYPFREIPDLLTKVDMVLSSTSSEKPIIDKTLVHSIMKKRKNKPLFFIDIAMPRDVDPEVNDIENVYLYDIDDLKDLSQKHLSDRVKESEKAIAIIEEEKLNFTTWLKKLDMNPLITHIIEAVDKTREKELRKIVQKLKDTDEETLKLIDILTKNIVNKLIHPYISIIKQNEDPVAMDIIKKIFSFEGEDENKMDSGDERQ, encoded by the coding sequence ATGCACATTTTAGTATTCGGACTTAATCACAATACCGCGCCTATTGAAATAAGAGAAAAGCTCTATATTCCTGAAGAAAACATACCTGACGTTTTAACCATGATGAAAACGGCGGGTATCATAGAAGCAGTTATTGTTTCTACATGTAACAGAACTGAAATATATTTTTGTACAGATAATCAGGATAAGTCACTCAATATAATCAATGATATGCTTTTCGGTTATTGCGGCATAAAACAGGATTGGTTAGACGATTACACATACTGTTTTAAAGATGAAGATGCTTACAAACATCTATTTCTTGTAGCGTCAGGACTTGATTCGATGGTTATCGGGGAACCGCAAATACTCGGTCAGGTAAAGGATGCATACAGGACAGCCACACTTCAAAATTCTACAGGTTTTTTTCTCGACAAAACCTTTCATAAAACCTTTAATGTTGCAAAAAGAATAAGAACTGAGACCAGGATAGGCTATAACCCGATATCGATCAGTTCCATGGCAATAGAGCTGTCCAAAAATATATTTGGCGAGTTACATAAAAAAAAGATCCTTGTAATAGGCGTGGGAGAAATGTGTGAAATTGCATTAAAATATTTCAAAAAGGAAGGGCTTAACGAAATCTTTATTGCAAACAGAACATTTCAGCATGCTCAGAAACTTTCAGAAGATATTATCGGTACTGCCTACCCCTTTCGGGAAATACCTGACTTGTTGACAAAAGTCGATATGGTGCTTTCATCTACAAGTTCCGAGAAACCAATAATTGATAAAACACTTGTTCATTCAATAATGAAGAAAAGGAAGAATAAACCTCTGTTCTTTATAGATATTGCTATGCCAAGGGATGTGGACCCCGAGGTGAATGATATTGAAAACGTGTATCTTTACGATATTGATGACCTAAAAGATCTTTCACAAAAACATCTTTCAGACAGGGTTAAAGAATCAGAAAAAGCTATTGCTATCATAGAAGAAGAAAAATTAAATTTTACAACCTGGCTTAAAAAACTCGATATGAATCCCCTGATAACACATATTATAGAAGCAGTTGATAAAACAAGAGAAAAAGAGCTTAGGAAAATTGTACAGAAACTAAAAGATACTGACGAAGAGACTTTGAAACTTATTGATATATTGACCAAAAATATTGTTAACAAGTTAATTCATCCGTATATTTCAATTATAAAACAGAACGAAGACCCGGTTGCAATGGATATAATAAAGAAAATATTCAGCTTTGAGGGAGAGGATGAAAACAAGATGGATAGTGGGGACGAGAGGCAGTAG
- the ccsB gene encoding c-type cytochrome biogenesis protein CcsB, whose product MNIYMFYIALFFYVISTMSYLFYLTANKKITERLGHYFFITGFFIHFLATFVRYLKAGYTPITNAYEALSFFSLCIACFFLYIKKMYKMEMLGSIILPVLTIIFVVAFAFPTEIKPLPAVLNSWWLPVHAIFSFIGCAVFLISFFVSVVYLIVEKKIKEKRFSPVAARFPSLETLDSINYRCISYGFLFLTIGIITGSIWASTTWGSYWSWDPKETWSLITWIVYAILIHNRLTIGWRGRRTAYMMIIGFFSILITFFGVSFFLGGQHSFI is encoded by the coding sequence ATGAATATATACATGTTTTATATCGCCCTCTTTTTCTACGTGATCTCAACAATGTCCTACCTTTTTTACCTTACTGCTAACAAAAAGATAACCGAGAGGCTGGGACATTATTTTTTTATAACAGGTTTTTTTATCCATTTTCTTGCAACCTTTGTCAGGTATCTGAAGGCAGGTTATACGCCAATTACAAACGCTTATGAAGCGCTCTCATTCTTTTCCCTTTGCATCGCCTGTTTTTTTCTATATATCAAAAAAATGTACAAAATGGAAATGCTCGGCAGCATTATCCTGCCTGTTTTGACGATAATTTTTGTAGTTGCCTTTGCTTTTCCGACAGAAATCAAGCCCTTGCCCGCCGTACTCAACAGTTGGTGGCTGCCTGTTCATGCTATATTTTCTTTCATTGGCTGCGCGGTTTTCCTCATAAGTTTTTTCGTCTCTGTGGTCTATTTGATTGTTGAAAAAAAAATCAAGGAGAAGAGGTTTTCGCCTGTAGCCGCAAGGTTCCCTTCTCTCGAAACACTTGATTCCATTAACTACCGATGTATTTCTTATGGTTTTTTATTTCTTACGATAGGCATCATAACCGGCTCTATATGGGCAAGTACGACCTGGGGTTCATATTGGAGCTGGGACCCGAAGGAGACATGGTCTCTTATTACCTGGATTGTATATGCCATCCTCATTCATAATAGGCTCACAATCGGCTGGAGGGGCAGAAGAACTGCATACATGATGATTATTGGTTTTTTTTCAATACTTATAACCTTTTTTGGCGTTAGTTTCTTTTTAGGAGGACAACATTCGTTCATTTAA
- a CDS encoding bifunctional precorrin-2 dehydrogenase/sirohydrochlorin ferrochelatase yields MNSKNSKFYTKQLHYPLFLDIADKSCIVMGGGKIAERKVVMLLRFNAKVKLISPKITGALTKLSKSGKIEVIGREYKEGDLDGASLVFAATNRKEINERIKKEAAIKGILVNVVDDPGLCDFIVPSIVKKDPIVIAISSSGVLPSLSKRLKKEINKYITGDYIKYAHIIGKFRKLLIETVKDRKKREEIMAAINKTDMKELINMNMKEIITRFLKETR; encoded by the coding sequence ATGAATTCAAAAAATTCCAAATTTTATACTAAACAATTGCACTATCCTCTTTTTCTGGATATTGCAGACAAGTCCTGTATTGTTATGGGAGGCGGAAAAATCGCCGAAAGAAAGGTCGTAATGCTTCTTAGATTTAACGCTAAAGTAAAATTAATCAGTCCAAAAATAACCGGGGCCTTAACAAAACTTTCAAAATCGGGGAAAATAGAGGTTATTGGACGTGAATACAAAGAAGGTGATTTAGACGGGGCGTCATTGGTGTTTGCAGCTACAAACAGAAAAGAAATTAACGAAAGAATAAAAAAAGAAGCTGCAATTAAAGGTATCCTGGTTAATGTTGTTGACGATCCGGGTTTATGTGATTTTATTGTCCCGTCGATTGTAAAAAAGGACCCTATTGTTATTGCCATCTCCTCATCCGGCGTTCTGCCTTCATTATCCAAAAGGCTGAAAAAAGAGATAAACAAATATATTACAGGGGATTATATAAAATATGCACATATTATCGGGAAATTCAGAAAACTTTTGATAGAAACCGTGAAAGACAGAAAAAAGAGAGAGGAAATAATGGCGGCAATCAATAAGACAGATATGAAAGAACTGATAAATATGAATATGAAAGAAATTATAACAAGATTCCTGAAAGAAACCAGATGA
- a CDS encoding acylphosphatase produces MKRNHIYVSGLVQGVFFRHNTMIQAEELGLKGWVRNLTDGRVEIVCEGSDESVDKFAEWCSIGPRGAYIESLDIQQEEFKNEFKKFQILY; encoded by the coding sequence ATGAAAAGAAATCATATATATGTCAGCGGTTTAGTACAGGGTGTATTTTTCAGGCACAATACGATGATACAGGCCGAGGAACTTGGCTTAAAAGGATGGGTAAGAAATCTAACAGATGGCAGGGTCGAAATTGTTTGCGAAGGAAGTGATGAATCCGTTGACAAATTCGCAGAATGGTGCAGCATTGGCCCAAGAGGCGCTTACATTGAAAGTTTAGACATTCAGCAGGAAGAATTTAAAAATGAATTCAAAAAATTCCAAATTTTATACTAA
- a CDS encoding acyl-CoA dehydratase activase codes for MYRVGIDIGSVSVNIAVVDKSGNITIDRYIRHLGRPIEAAKEVIEELIKTHDIEFIATTGTGAKHFTSIIGGSFVNEIVALATGFSHLYPHIGSIIDIGGEDSKLIIFEKSGKKNRLRVKDFSMNALCAAGTGSFLDQQASRLRFTIEEFSEIALKAINVPRIAGRCTVFAKSDMIHLQQIATPDYEIVAGLCYALARNFKSNIAKGKEIGNPVAFVGGVAANAGMKKAIRDVFALKDGELIVPEHFTLMGAIGAIYTVLDEPVLKRTFVGVDGLEEYLLQERFHEAHEPLKISEENLNVSYELKNIKEKTRAYLGLDVGSISTNLVVINEEKDILAKSYLMTEGRPLDAVKRGLAEIGEEIGEKIEIIGAGTTGSGRYLTGDFIGADIVRNEITAQAEAAINIDSKVDTVFEIGGQDSKYISIDNGVIVDFEMNKACAAGTGSFLEEQAEKLGISIKEEFGSLALASKAPVKMGERCTVFIESDLVHHQQRGARTDDLVSGLSYSIVTNYLNKVVGDRRVGERIFFQGGTAFNKGVIAAFENVLKKPVKVPSHHDITGAIGVAILAMKERDWAKSNFKGFDLSKRQYVVDTFECKGCENLCEIRKVTVEDEAPLYYGSRCEKYDVKRNIEKRHVTDLFKVRDELLHEIYNKQVDGEPIGIPEILNICDFLPFWKAFLTELGFSIVISDVTNNKIIKEGVENIIVESCFPIKLAHGHILNLIHKGVKRIFLPSVINLKNISNHTSNTFSCPYAQSIPYTVKASIDFDAAGVKLDSPVVYFGGSKDNALKTLKVFGRRINKTGKEVEKAFDIAMETQNTFYSKCLNEGAKLLTTLGKHEKVMVIIGRPYNSVDPGANLNIHKKLMDLGVTPVPLDMLPIMDGAEKDEDLKDMYWGYGQKILRAAKLVKEHDNFYGIYITNFGCGPDSFIMHFFKKIMKGKPFLQLEIDEHSADAGIITRLEAFLDSIRNAKHEPKTMKKVVSKFDVNGKKRKVYIPYMSDHSVTLSSAFRACGVETDVMDESDEEAVRLGRKITSGKECYPCILTTGDMLKAVSKSSFDPEKSAFFMPTGGGPCRFGQYHRFHRMVLDEMGYEEVPIYAPNQDHRLYDELDMLGSKFKRLAWRSIVATDLIMKMLHEIRPYEEIKGDADKVYKDVLLHISKSIEKGGKDIFDVLENAINNYLNIKRVITEKPLVGIVGEIYIRSNRFSNNDLVRKIEEFGGVAWLASIAEWISYVNYINRKKKKKKGSIPNMMNFLITGYIQGKDEHRIEKIFAKELRYGKEPKIDDIIKKASPYVHVSFEGEAILSVGKAVDFIHRGVSGIINAMPFTCMPGTVSSAIMKLIQKRYHTPIINIAYDGQGATNITTRLEAFMYQVKEHFQNRG; via the coding sequence ATGTATAGAGTCGGTATTGATATCGGTTCTGTCAGTGTAAACATCGCTGTAGTAGATAAGTCGGGCAATATAACGATTGACAGATATATACGCCATTTGGGCAGGCCAATTGAAGCAGCAAAAGAAGTCATCGAAGAACTGATTAAAACACACGATATAGAATTTATTGCAACAACAGGTACAGGGGCAAAGCATTTCACCTCCATTATAGGCGGATCGTTTGTAAATGAAATAGTGGCCCTTGCAACCGGATTCAGTCATCTGTATCCGCATATCGGAAGCATAATCGATATAGGCGGCGAGGATTCCAAGCTTATCATATTTGAAAAGTCGGGCAAAAAAAACAGATTGAGAGTAAAAGACTTTTCTATGAACGCCTTGTGTGCAGCAGGAACAGGCTCATTTTTAGACCAGCAGGCCTCCAGACTCCGTTTTACAATAGAAGAGTTCAGCGAAATAGCCCTGAAAGCAATCAATGTGCCGAGGATTGCCGGAAGATGTACTGTCTTTGCCAAATCCGATATGATACACCTTCAGCAAATAGCAACACCTGATTATGAAATAGTTGCCGGACTCTGTTATGCCCTTGCAAGGAATTTTAAAAGCAATATTGCCAAAGGAAAAGAAATAGGAAATCCTGTGGCTTTTGTTGGCGGCGTGGCTGCAAATGCAGGGATGAAAAAGGCCATAAGGGATGTATTTGCTTTAAAAGATGGCGAACTGATAGTTCCCGAACACTTTACATTAATGGGTGCAATTGGTGCAATCTATACGGTACTTGATGAGCCGGTTTTGAAGCGAACCTTTGTAGGTGTGGATGGATTGGAGGAATATCTGTTGCAGGAAAGATTTCATGAAGCGCATGAACCCTTAAAGATATCAGAAGAAAATCTGAATGTATCTTATGAATTGAAAAACATAAAGGAGAAAACCAGGGCATACCTTGGTCTTGATGTCGGATCAATAAGCACAAATCTTGTGGTGATTAACGAAGAGAAGGATATCCTTGCCAAAAGTTATCTTATGACTGAAGGAAGACCTCTTGATGCTGTTAAAAGAGGTCTGGCAGAAATAGGAGAGGAAATAGGGGAAAAAATTGAAATAATAGGCGCCGGGACCACAGGTTCGGGAAGATACCTTACGGGCGATTTCATCGGCGCCGATATAGTCAGAAATGAAATAACGGCACAGGCTGAAGCGGCAATAAATATAGACAGCAAAGTTGATACCGTTTTCGAAATTGGAGGGCAGGATTCAAAATATATCAGTATTGACAATGGTGTTATTGTAGATTTTGAAATGAATAAAGCTTGTGCCGCGGGAACAGGCTCTTTTCTGGAGGAACAGGCTGAAAAACTCGGGATATCCATAAAAGAGGAATTTGGCAGTCTTGCCCTGGCATCAAAAGCACCCGTAAAGATGGGTGAGAGGTGTACGGTTTTTATTGAATCAGATCTTGTGCACCATCAGCAGAGAGGTGCAAGGACCGATGACCTTGTGAGCGGCCTTTCGTATTCGATAGTTACAAATTATTTGAATAAAGTAGTAGGTGACAGGAGGGTAGGGGAGAGAATATTTTTTCAAGGTGGAACCGCTTTTAATAAAGGTGTTATAGCAGCATTTGAAAATGTACTCAAAAAACCTGTAAAAGTGCCGTCTCACCACGATATTACCGGCGCCATAGGCGTTGCAATCCTTGCAATGAAAGAGAGGGATTGGGCAAAAAGCAATTTTAAGGGATTTGACCTGAGCAAGAGACAGTATGTAGTTGATACTTTTGAGTGCAAAGGTTGCGAAAATTTATGTGAAATCAGGAAAGTGACGGTAGAGGATGAAGCACCGTTATATTATGGAAGCAGGTGCGAAAAATACGATGTGAAAAGAAATATCGAAAAAAGGCATGTAACAGACCTATTCAAGGTAAGAGACGAGCTGCTGCATGAAATTTATAATAAACAGGTCGACGGTGAACCGATAGGGATACCTGAGATATTAAATATCTGTGACTTTTTGCCTTTCTGGAAGGCATTTCTTACAGAGCTCGGATTTTCCATTGTAATTTCAGATGTTACAAATAATAAAATCATCAAAGAAGGCGTTGAAAATATCATTGTGGAGTCATGCTTTCCCATAAAGCTCGCGCACGGTCATATACTCAATCTCATACATAAAGGCGTTAAAAGGATTTTTCTTCCAAGTGTTATTAATCTCAAAAACATTTCCAACCATACGTCAAACACGTTTTCCTGTCCCTATGCTCAGTCAATACCTTACACTGTCAAAGCCTCCATTGATTTTGATGCTGCAGGAGTAAAACTGGATTCACCGGTTGTGTATTTTGGCGGCAGCAAAGATAATGCATTAAAAACACTTAAAGTCTTTGGAAGAAGAATTAATAAAACCGGTAAAGAAGTGGAAAAAGCCTTTGATATTGCAATGGAAACACAAAACACATTTTATAGTAAATGCCTTAATGAAGGCGCAAAATTGTTAACTACACTTGGAAAGCATGAAAAGGTAATGGTGATAATCGGCAGGCCATATAACAGCGTGGACCCCGGGGCAAACCTGAATATACATAAAAAATTGATGGACCTTGGTGTAACTCCTGTGCCGCTGGACATGTTGCCCATCATGGATGGTGCAGAAAAAGATGAAGACCTGAAAGATATGTACTGGGGTTATGGACAAAAGATTTTACGGGCTGCAAAGCTTGTCAAAGAACACGATAATTTTTACGGGATATATATTACAAACTTTGGCTGTGGCCCTGATTCTTTTATCATGCATTTCTTTAAAAAGATCATGAAAGGGAAACCCTTCCTGCAGTTGGAAATTGACGAGCATAGCGCCGATGCCGGCATTATTACAAGGCTTGAGGCTTTTCTCGACAGTATCAGGAATGCAAAGCATGAACCGAAGACAATGAAGAAAGTGGTTTCAAAATTTGATGTGAACGGCAAGAAGAGAAAGGTATATATACCCTATATGAGTGACCACTCTGTTACATTATCAAGTGCTTTCCGTGCTTGTGGCGTTGAAACGGATGTTATGGATGAATCCGATGAAGAAGCAGTGCGCCTTGGGAGAAAGATTACCTCCGGCAAGGAATGTTATCCATGCATACTTACTACGGGCGATATGCTGAAAGCAGTAAGCAAATCATCTTTTGATCCTGAAAAAAGCGCATTTTTTATGCCTACAGGCGGCGGACCGTGCAGGTTCGGACAATATCACAGGTTTCACAGAATGGTTCTTGATGAAATGGGTTATGAAGAAGTGCCCATATATGCGCCTAATCAGGATCACAGGCTATATGATGAACTCGATATGCTCGGAAGCAAATTCAAACGATTAGCCTGGAGATCAATAGTGGCAACAGACCTTATCATGAAAATGCTTCACGAGATAAGACCTTACGAGGAAATCAAGGGAGATGCGGATAAGGTTTATAAAGATGTGCTTCTTCATATTTCAAAATCTATAGAAAAGGGCGGTAAAGACATTTTTGACGTGCTTGAAAACGCAATAAATAATTATTTGAACATTAAGAGGGTAATAACAGAAAAACCGCTTGTAGGCATTGTCGGTGAAATATATATAAGGTCTAACAGGTTCAGTAATAACGACCTTGTGAGAAAGATAGAGGAATTTGGCGGAGTAGCATGGCTTGCATCTATTGCGGAATGGATAAGCTATGTAAACTATATTAATAGAAAAAAAAAAAAAAAAAAGGGCAGCATTCCCAACATGATGAATTTTCTCATTACCGGATATATACAGGGGAAAGACGAACATCGGATTGAAAAGATATTTGCGAAAGAGCTGAGGTATGGAAAAGAGCCGAAGATAGACGACATAATTAAAAAGGCAAGTCCTTATGTCCATGTGAGTTTTGAAGGTGAGGCAATATTAAGTGTCGGAAAGGCTGTTGATTTTATTCACAGGGGTGTGTCCGGGATTATTAATGCAATGCCCTTTACCTGTATGCCCGGAACAGTGTCGAGCGCCATTATGAAATTGATTCAAAAGAGGTATCATACTCCCATTATTAATATAGCCTATGACGGTCAGGGCGCAACAAACATAACAACAAGGCTTGAAGCTTTTATGTACCAGGTTAAGGAACATTTCCAGAACCGTGGATAA
- a CDS encoding PP2C family protein-serine/threonine phosphatase: protein MNISYGFIEDIGRRTSMEDSHAIYHAPEKLFFSAEIYDGHGGKRAAQIAAEMLTPCFLHLWTREAEKPLKERRGELELLRQSYIEVDDHILNIGVESGTTAATFYIIDKKFIASNVGDTRVIIGTKAGVDLLTIDHKPSLPEERSRIEKSGGFISGYGTPRVQGVLAISRALGDASLKPFVSSEPRIVEGRLERENDFVILACDGVWDVLTPQEVIGIARSVENPQEGARQIKEAALEYGSADNISVFVLDLRAYL from the coding sequence ATGAATATTTCATATGGTTTTATTGAAGATATCGGCCGCCGTACAAGCATGGAAGACTCACATGCAATCTACCATGCACCGGAGAAATTATTTTTCAGTGCAGAAATTTACGATGGTCACGGCGGAAAAAGAGCGGCTCAAATTGCTGCAGAAATGCTCACACCCTGTTTTTTGCATTTATGGACAAGGGAAGCTGAAAAACCCTTGAAAGAACGTCGTGGAGAATTGGAACTCTTGAGGCAGTCATATATTGAAGTTGATGATCATATTTTAAATATTGGAGTTGAAAGCGGAACAACAGCAGCAACGTTCTATATAATAGATAAAAAGTTTATTGCATCAAATGTCGGCGATACGCGGGTAATAATCGGAACCAAGGCCGGTGTTGATTTATTGACTATTGATCACAAACCATCACTTCCAGAAGAGAGGTCAAGAATTGAAAAATCGGGCGGTTTTATATCAGGTTACGGAACGCCGAGGGTTCAGGGTGTACTTGCTATAAGCCGTGCATTGGGTGATGCGAGTCTAAAGCCTTTTGTAAGCTCTGAGCCGAGGATTGTCGAAGGCCGTCTGGAAAGAGAAAACGATTTTGTCATACTTGCATGTGATGGTGTATGGGATGTGCTTACCCCGCAGGAAGTGATCGGCATAGCGAGGTCTGTTGAAAACCCCCAGGAAGGAGCCCGACAGATAAAAGAAGCGGCATTGGAATATGGAAGCGCTGATAATATCTCGGTTTTTGTCCTTGATTTAAGAGCTTATTTGTAA
- a CDS encoding glucose-6-phosphate isomerase, protein MNSIYFDITNVLSTAVGKEGLENTSIAAISEKLQSYNMKLWATPYPFMDLPSKKFQFSEMKRLCDTINTKKLKNIVLLGIGGSSLGTETIFNALLKPFHNLSDTARGNKPRYFILDNIDPNKINMIIDIITPEKEDTLLIAISKSGETPETISQFMIFKELLGNAKERIVVITDRDKGILKEIAEREGYPVLNVPDGVGGRFSVLTPVSMFPAALMGIDIDKIMDGAKDMAQHIKEKRPDENIGIIISSILYLMDKQGKNIHVMMPYCERLSGFADWFRQLEGESIGKNTKGPTPLKSIGVTDQHSQLQLYIDGPKDKFITLIYSADDDRTIPDSFSYIESIDYLAGKNLRDLFYAEFLGTALSITESKTPNITILINEINEYNLGALFMLYEMVIAFLGYLYEVNPFDQPGVELGKIYTKAIMGKRGLEDKQETINAKLSTSKTIIKF, encoded by the coding sequence TACATCCATAGCAGCTATCTCTGAAAAACTCCAATCTTATAATATGAAACTTTGGGCTACCCCCTACCCCTTTATGGATCTGCCTTCAAAGAAATTTCAATTTTCGGAAATGAAGAGGCTTTGTGATACCATTAACACAAAAAAGCTGAAGAACATCGTGCTTCTCGGCATCGGAGGCTCTTCTCTCGGCACTGAGACGATTTTCAACGCGCTTCTCAAACCCTTCCACAATCTGAGCGATACGGCAAGAGGCAATAAACCGAGGTATTTCATACTTGACAATATAGACCCCAATAAAATTAACATGATTATTGATATCATCACGCCTGAAAAAGAAGATACTCTTTTAATAGCAATCAGCAAGTCAGGCGAAACACCGGAAACGATATCTCAATTCATGATTTTCAAAGAACTGCTTGGCAATGCAAAGGAAAGGATTGTGGTAATAACCGACAGAGATAAAGGGATTCTCAAGGAAATTGCCGAAAGAGAAGGATATCCTGTCCTGAATGTTCCTGACGGCGTGGGGGGAAGGTTTTCCGTACTTACGCCTGTCAGCATGTTCCCGGCAGCCTTAATGGGTATTGATATCGATAAAATAATGGATGGCGCCAAAGATATGGCGCAGCACATTAAAGAAAAAAGGCCTGATGAGAATATCGGCATCATAATTTCAAGCATCCTTTACCTTATGGACAAACAGGGCAAGAACATCCACGTAATGATGCCTTACTGTGAAAGACTTTCCGGCTTTGCCGACTGGTTCAGGCAGCTTGAAGGGGAAAGCATCGGAAAAAACACGAAGGGCCCAACTCCTTTAAAATCCATAGGCGTTACTGACCAGCATTCTCAGCTCCAATTATATATCGATGGTCCTAAAGATAAATTTATTACCCTCATATACAGCGCCGATGATGACCGGACCATTCCCGATTCCTTTTCTTACATCGAATCCATTGATTATCTTGCAGGGAAGAATCTGCGCGACCTTTTTTATGCTGAATTCCTCGGAACCGCCCTTTCAATCACTGAATCCAAAACACCTAACATTACCATCCTCATTAACGAAATTAACGAATACAATCTGGGCGCGCTGTTTATGTTGTATGAAATGGTTATTGCTTTTCTCGGCTATCTATACGAAGTAAACCCCTTTGACCAGCCTGGTGTTGAACTTGGAAAAATATACACAAAGGCAATTATGGGAAAAAGAGGTCTTGAAGATAAACAGGAAACAATCAATGCAAAGCTTTCAACTTCAAAAACCATTATAAAGTTTTAA